A region from the Hypericibacter adhaerens genome encodes:
- a CDS encoding mandelate racemase/muconate lactonizing enzyme family protein has protein sequence MTELDSRRGSADARAQAVNEESEDVAKIESVSVCTARVPLDVPTSFATRQVLARDYALVRVRTEDGVEGIGFCYGGSSAGALVAHAVRDLLAPLLIGQDSLGVERLWEKMYQEALLQGRAGAVIRALSILDTAIWDRNARAVRLPLYQYLGAYRSGTVPAYASGGYYLPGKTPQMLGAELAGYVAMGFKAVKMKVGLLGEREEEERIRAAREAIGPDILLMLDANNAWKDLPTAQRFVRRYEPYDPYWIEEPFSPDDLDNHRRLAQSTPVPVATGEIEAGRWRFKQMLEMEAASILQTDAAVCGGISEFRRIAATAASYGVKMCPHWFHDLHIHLVAATPNADFVEFFPDSQVLNFRRLVDRQLAIKEGGLILHEGPGLGFGFDMEAVKSFALEPWHRIGAEGAARARA, from the coding sequence ATGACCGAGCTTGACAGCCGCCGGGGCAGCGCCGATGCTCGGGCGCAAGCGGTCAACGAGGAGAGTGAAGACGTGGCCAAGATCGAATCCGTCAGCGTGTGCACGGCGCGGGTGCCGCTCGACGTGCCGACCTCCTTCGCGACCCGCCAGGTTCTGGCCCGCGACTACGCGCTGGTGCGGGTGCGGACGGAGGACGGCGTCGAAGGGATCGGCTTCTGCTATGGCGGCAGCAGCGCGGGCGCGCTGGTGGCCCATGCGGTGCGCGACCTGCTGGCGCCGCTGCTGATCGGCCAGGACTCCCTCGGCGTCGAGCGGCTCTGGGAGAAGATGTATCAGGAGGCGCTGCTGCAAGGCCGCGCCGGCGCCGTCATCCGCGCGCTCTCGATCCTCGACACCGCGATCTGGGACCGCAATGCGCGTGCCGTGAGGCTGCCGCTCTATCAATATCTGGGTGCCTATCGTTCGGGCACGGTGCCGGCCTATGCCAGCGGCGGCTATTACCTGCCGGGAAAGACTCCGCAGATGCTGGGGGCGGAGCTCGCGGGCTATGTCGCGATGGGCTTCAAGGCCGTGAAGATGAAGGTGGGCCTGCTCGGCGAGCGCGAGGAGGAGGAGCGCATCCGCGCGGCGCGCGAGGCGATCGGCCCCGACATCCTGCTGATGCTCGACGCCAACAATGCCTGGAAGGACCTGCCGACGGCGCAGCGCTTCGTCCGGCGCTACGAGCCCTACGATCCCTACTGGATCGAGGAGCCTTTCAGCCCCGACGATCTCGACAATCACCGCCGGCTCGCGCAGAGCACGCCCGTGCCGGTCGCGACCGGCGAGATCGAGGCCGGCCGCTGGCGCTTCAAGCAGATGCTGGAGATGGAGGCCGCATCGATCCTGCAGACCGATGCCGCCGTCTGCGGCGGGATCAGCGAGTTCCGCCGCATCGCGGCGACGGCGGCGAGCTACGGCGTCAAGATGTGCCCGCACTGGTTCCACGATCTCCATATCCATCTGGTGGCGGCGACGCCCAATGCCGATTTCGTCGAGTTCTTCCCCGACAGCCAGGTGCTGAATTTCCGCCGGCTGGTCGATCGCCAGCTCGCGATCAAGGAGGGCGGCCTCATTCTGCATGAAGGGCCGGGGCTGGGATTCGGCTTCGACATGGAGGCCGTCAAATCCTTCGCCCTCGAACCCTGGCACCGGATCGGCGCGGAAGGCGCCGCCCGGGCCCGCGCATGA
- a CDS encoding NAD-dependent epimerase/dehydratase family protein → MKLLITGAAGKIGRVLRQGLRGRYDWLRLTDIAPLGPAGPGEECVAADLGDLAAMERLCAGIDAVVHLGGVSEEPAENAWAQVLPANIVGVYNLFEAARRAGVRRVVFASSNHAVGFYERSQTVGVDMPLRPDGIYGLSKCFGEALGRLYADKHGMSVACLRIGSFRELPEDRRQFATWISPRDMVQLVQRCLEAPSFDFLVAYGISNNPTSFWSNDAVQWLGYRPQDSAEDHRARLEPGFPPEDPVQARFHGGSYCVMGLGKPQGRAG, encoded by the coding sequence ATGAAGCTGCTGATCACCGGGGCCGCCGGCAAGATCGGGCGGGTGCTCCGCCAGGGCTTGCGTGGCCGCTACGACTGGCTGCGCCTGACCGATATCGCGCCGCTCGGGCCCGCCGGGCCCGGCGAGGAATGCGTCGCGGCCGATCTGGGCGACCTTGCGGCGATGGAGCGGCTCTGCGCCGGCATCGATGCCGTCGTCCATCTGGGCGGCGTGTCGGAGGAGCCGGCCGAGAATGCCTGGGCGCAGGTGCTGCCGGCCAACATCGTCGGCGTCTATAACCTGTTCGAGGCGGCGCGCCGGGCCGGCGTGCGGCGGGTCGTCTTCGCGTCCTCCAATCATGCCGTCGGTTTCTACGAGCGCAGCCAGACGGTGGGCGTCGACATGCCGCTGCGGCCGGACGGCATCTATGGCTTGAGCAAATGTTTCGGCGAGGCGCTGGGCCGGCTCTATGCCGACAAGCATGGGATGAGCGTCGCCTGCCTCCGGATCGGTTCCTTCCGCGAATTGCCGGAGGATCGCCGCCAGTTCGCGACCTGGATCAGTCCGCGCGACATGGTGCAGCTCGTCCAGCGCTGCCTCGAAGCGCCGTCCTTCGATTTCCTCGTCGCCTACGGCATTTCCAACAACCCGACGAGCTTCTGGAGCAACGACGCCGTCCAGTGGCTCGGTTACCGGCCGCAGGATTCGGCGGAGGATCATCGCGCGCGGCTGGAGCCGGGCTTTCCGCCCGAGGATCCCGTCCAGGCCCGCTTCCATGGCGGCTCCTATTGCGTGATGGGCCTCGGCAAGCCGCAGGGCAGGGCGGGCTGA